A DNA window from Linepithema humile isolate Giens D197 chromosome 6, Lhum_UNIL_v1.0, whole genome shotgun sequence contains the following coding sequences:
- the Mo25 gene encoding protein Mo25 isoform X1: MPLFGKSQKSPAEVVKALKEAVNALERGDKKVEKAQEDVSKNLVHIKNMLYGTAETEPQADIVVAQLAQELYNSNLLLLLVQNLSRIDFEGKKDVAQVFNNILRRQIGTRSPTVEYICTKPEILFTLMSGYEHQDIALNCGTMLRECARYEALAKIMIYSDDFYNFFRYVEVSTFDIASDAFSTFKELLTRHKILSAEFLEIHYDKVFSHYQRLLNSENYVTRRQSLKLLGELLLDRHNFTVMTRYISNPDNLKLMMNMLKEKSRNIQFEAFHVFKVFVANPNKPKPILDILLRNQEKLIEFLTRFHTDRSEDEQFNDEKAYLIKQIKELKSVHDN; the protein is encoded by the exons ATGCCTCTGTTTGGAAAGTCCCAGAAGAGTCCAGCGGAGGTGGTGAAGGCTCTGAAGGAGGCGGTAAATGCGTTGGAACGTGGCGACAAGAAGGTAGAGAAG GCGCAAGAAGATGTGAGCAAGAATCTTGTACACATTAAAAACATGTTATACGGCACGGCCGAGACAGAGCCACAGGCTGATATTGTGGTAGCACAACTGGCACAGGAATTGTACAACAGCAATCTGCTTCTTCTGCTTGTGCAAAATCTGAGTCGCATCGACTTCGAG GGGAAGAAGGATGTCGCGCaggtttttaataatattctacgGAGACAGATCGGAACTAGATCACCCACCGTAGAGTACATATGTACCAAACCTGAAATCCTTTTTACACTTATGTCTGG TTACGAGCATCAAGACATTGCACTCAATTGTGGCACAATGTTGCGAGAGTGCGCGAGATACGAGGCACTGGCTAAGATTATGATCTATTCGGACGATTTCTACAACTTCTTCAGATACGTCGAAGTCTCTACGTTCGATATCGCGTCCGATGCTTTTTCTACGTTCAAA GAATTACTCACGAGGCACAAGATACTCAGCGCAGAATTTTTAGAGATACATTATGATAAAGTTTTCTCGCACTATCAAAGGTTACTCAATTCGGAAAATTATGTCACACGACGACAGAGCTTAAAACTGCTGGGCGAATTACTGCTTGATAGACACAATTTTACT GTCATGACACGATATATATCGAATCCAGATAATTTGAAGTTAATGATGAATATGCTGAAAGAAAAGTCTCGCAATATACAATTTGAAGCTTTCCACGTCTTCAAG GTATTTGTCGCAAATCCCAACAAGCCGAAACCCATTCTGGACATATTGCTCCGCAATCAGGAGAAGTTGATCGAATTCCTGACGCGCTTCCATACAGACCGTTCCGAGGATGAGCAATTTAACGATGAGAAGGCGTATCTGATTAAACAGATCAAAGAACTTAAGTCTGTACATGATAATTAA
- the Mo25 gene encoding protein Mo25 isoform X2 — MPLFGKSQKSPAEVVKALKEAVNALERGDKKAQEDVSKNLVHIKNMLYGTAETEPQADIVVAQLAQELYNSNLLLLLVQNLSRIDFEGKKDVAQVFNNILRRQIGTRSPTVEYICTKPEILFTLMSGYEHQDIALNCGTMLRECARYEALAKIMIYSDDFYNFFRYVEVSTFDIASDAFSTFKELLTRHKILSAEFLEIHYDKVFSHYQRLLNSENYVTRRQSLKLLGELLLDRHNFTVMTRYISNPDNLKLMMNMLKEKSRNIQFEAFHVFKVFVANPNKPKPILDILLRNQEKLIEFLTRFHTDRSEDEQFNDEKAYLIKQIKELKSVHDN; from the exons ATGCCTCTGTTTGGAAAGTCCCAGAAGAGTCCAGCGGAGGTGGTGAAGGCTCTGAAGGAGGCGGTAAATGCGTTGGAACGTGGCGACAAGAAG GCGCAAGAAGATGTGAGCAAGAATCTTGTACACATTAAAAACATGTTATACGGCACGGCCGAGACAGAGCCACAGGCTGATATTGTGGTAGCACAACTGGCACAGGAATTGTACAACAGCAATCTGCTTCTTCTGCTTGTGCAAAATCTGAGTCGCATCGACTTCGAG GGGAAGAAGGATGTCGCGCaggtttttaataatattctacgGAGACAGATCGGAACTAGATCACCCACCGTAGAGTACATATGTACCAAACCTGAAATCCTTTTTACACTTATGTCTGG TTACGAGCATCAAGACATTGCACTCAATTGTGGCACAATGTTGCGAGAGTGCGCGAGATACGAGGCACTGGCTAAGATTATGATCTATTCGGACGATTTCTACAACTTCTTCAGATACGTCGAAGTCTCTACGTTCGATATCGCGTCCGATGCTTTTTCTACGTTCAAA GAATTACTCACGAGGCACAAGATACTCAGCGCAGAATTTTTAGAGATACATTATGATAAAGTTTTCTCGCACTATCAAAGGTTACTCAATTCGGAAAATTATGTCACACGACGACAGAGCTTAAAACTGCTGGGCGAATTACTGCTTGATAGACACAATTTTACT GTCATGACACGATATATATCGAATCCAGATAATTTGAAGTTAATGATGAATATGCTGAAAGAAAAGTCTCGCAATATACAATTTGAAGCTTTCCACGTCTTCAAG GTATTTGTCGCAAATCCCAACAAGCCGAAACCCATTCTGGACATATTGCTCCGCAATCAGGAGAAGTTGATCGAATTCCTGACGCGCTTCCATACAGACCGTTCCGAGGATGAGCAATTTAACGATGAGAAGGCGTATCTGATTAAACAGATCAAAGAACTTAAGTCTGTACATGATAATTAA
- the LOC105673259 gene encoding abscission/NoCut checkpoint regulator isoform X1, with the protein MSCNICQTKFSFFIKEIGCPSCGFSYCNKCLKYKCDIPDVGTKKVCGRCYNNINKMNKSTPETTTTDAIMSNVDNEPLAPVDITMKLDLLENPAKPPIVMYKHTNHWDKFKKGLEPADQQIVDRLRKLKDKERSIPLPTVEEIKQRLASLKDQEASGSNIINIHQLDTRTDQEKTDDLIQEYLAQLELPSTSDPFKEIQERLNSLRDEDDKSCSDPDKKEEIDIYKKKLFEMINEKFIDKLSAMEIETSPNVKDEAEDDADDDKDDDDDDENECVMCSRTTNEMDLYRCTGCTGDLYCPTCFESSHDEAELDKHKAVRFVKQVKDR; encoded by the exons ATGTCCTGCAATATCtgtcaaacaaaattttcgttttttataaaagag ATTGGTTGCCCAAGCTGCGGCTTTTCTTACTGTAACAAATGTCTCAAGTACAAATGCGATATTCCGGATGTAGGAACAAAGAAAGTTTGCGGACGttgttacaataatataaataaaatgaacaaATCAACTCCCGAAACCACCACGACTGATGCCATAATGTCTAATGTTGACAACGAACCACTTGCACCAGTTGACATTACTATGAA ATTGGATTTGTTAGAGAATCCAGCAAAACCCCCGATAGTGATGTACAAACATACAAATCATTGGGATAAGTTCAAGAAAGGATTAGAACCTGCTGATCAACAAATTGTGGACAGATTAAGAAAACTGAAAGATAAAGAGCGAAGCATTCCATTGCCTACAGTTGAAGAGATAAAGCAAAGATTAGCATCGTTGAAGGATCAAGAAGCCAGTGGAAGTAATATcataaat ATACATCAGTTGGACACAAGAACAGACCAAGAGAAGACAGATGATTTAATTCAAGAATATCTTGCGCAGTTAGAACTACCTTCAACTAGTGATCCTTTTAAAGAAATTCAAGAGAGACTGAATTCTTTACGAGATGAGGATGATAAATCT TGTTCTGATCCAGacaagaaagaagaaattgatatttacaaaaagaagTTATTTGAGATGATAAATGAGaagtttattgataaattatcaGCAATGGAAATTGAG ACCTCTCCAAATGTGAAAGATGAGGCTGAAGATGATGCCGATGATGATAAGgatgacgatgatgatgatgaaaatGAATGCGTGATGTGTTCACGAACTACAAATGAAATGGATCTGTATAGATGCACAGGTTGTACAGGCGACCTCTATTGTCCCACATGTTTTGAGAGTTCTCATGATGAAGCTGAATTGGATAAGCATAAAGCAGTTCGTTTTGTCAAGCAAGTTAAAGACAGATAA
- the LOC105673259 gene encoding abscission/NoCut checkpoint regulator isoform X2, giving the protein MNKSTPETTTTDAIMSNVDNEPLAPVDITMKLDLLENPAKPPIVMYKHTNHWDKFKKGLEPADQQIVDRLRKLKDKERSIPLPTVEEIKQRLASLKDQEASGSNIINIHQLDTRTDQEKTDDLIQEYLAQLELPSTSDPFKEIQERLNSLRDEDDKSCSDPDKKEEIDIYKKKLFEMINEKFIDKLSAMEIETSPNVKDEAEDDADDDKDDDDDDENECVMCSRTTNEMDLYRCTGCTGDLYCPTCFESSHDEAELDKHKAVRFVKQVKDR; this is encoded by the exons atgaacaaATCAACTCCCGAAACCACCACGACTGATGCCATAATGTCTAATGTTGACAACGAACCACTTGCACCAGTTGACATTACTATGAA ATTGGATTTGTTAGAGAATCCAGCAAAACCCCCGATAGTGATGTACAAACATACAAATCATTGGGATAAGTTCAAGAAAGGATTAGAACCTGCTGATCAACAAATTGTGGACAGATTAAGAAAACTGAAAGATAAAGAGCGAAGCATTCCATTGCCTACAGTTGAAGAGATAAAGCAAAGATTAGCATCGTTGAAGGATCAAGAAGCCAGTGGAAGTAATATcataaat ATACATCAGTTGGACACAAGAACAGACCAAGAGAAGACAGATGATTTAATTCAAGAATATCTTGCGCAGTTAGAACTACCTTCAACTAGTGATCCTTTTAAAGAAATTCAAGAGAGACTGAATTCTTTACGAGATGAGGATGATAAATCT TGTTCTGATCCAGacaagaaagaagaaattgatatttacaaaaagaagTTATTTGAGATGATAAATGAGaagtttattgataaattatcaGCAATGGAAATTGAG ACCTCTCCAAATGTGAAAGATGAGGCTGAAGATGATGCCGATGATGATAAGgatgacgatgatgatgatgaaaatGAATGCGTGATGTGTTCACGAACTACAAATGAAATGGATCTGTATAGATGCACAGGTTGTACAGGCGACCTCTATTGTCCCACATGTTTTGAGAGTTCTCATGATGAAGCTGAATTGGATAAGCATAAAGCAGTTCGTTTTGTCAAGCAAGTTAAAGACAGATAA